AATGAGAAAAAGAAAGATATAAGAAGAAAGAGGAGAAAAAGTGATATTTTTCGACAAATGCTATTGTTATTTTTTTTCATTGTTATAAACCACTTTGTAAAAAAAGGGCTGTCCGGCAAAAGCGAACAGCCCTTTTGAAAGTAGTCTGAGTTTTATTTGGTTATAACCTTGCCGTTTTGAACAAGTATACTGGCTTGGGAAATGATCTCTGTGGGGATCTGAATACCGAGTTGTTTTGCAATGTCTTCATTAATAAAGAGAGTGATATCTTGTGGATCTGTCATGAATTTTACAGGGATTTCCGATGGTTTTTGGCCTCGTAGAACATCGGCAATCATGCGTCCTGTAGCACGTCCCATCTTGTAGTAATCAAATCCCCATGCTACAAGAACATCGGCGTTGGTTGCTGATGTGGGATCAGCGGTCATAACAGGGACCTTTTTCGCCATGGCGACACTGGTCACCGAGGAGAGCGCAGACACCACCGTGTTATCGGTGCTTATGTAGATTCCATCTACCTTGTCTACAATAGCCTGAGCGGCCTGTTTCACTTCAGCAGAATTGGCAACGGTGGTTTCTACTACCTCGATACCGAGCTCCTTACATACCGCTTTGGTGAGATCTGCAAGAGCAACCGCGTTTGCCTCGCTTGAAGTATAGATGATACCCAACCGTTTAATGGGTTTCAGTTTGCGGAAGAACTGGATCTGTTCTTTTACCGGCGTCATATCAGAGACACCACAGACATTTTTTTCACCCCGGGCAAGAGAGGTTACTAACCCAGCCTTGACCGGATCGGTAACGGCACTGAATACCACTGGGGTTGTTTTAAGGGTATTGACGAGTGCCTGAGCGGTAGGCGTAGCAATACCTACAGCGAGAGCTACCTTATCACTCTTAAACTTGTTGGCGATAGCCGCAGCTGTATTGAGATCCCCATTCGCGTTTTGCACATCAAAGGTTACCGGAAGATTCTGTTCAGTGAGTTCATCCTTGATACCTTGTTCTACTGCATCAAGTGCAGGATGGGCAACAATCTTGGAGATACCAATAACAATCTCCGTTTTCTTGGGAGAACATCCAAGTAGAACTGCTCCTACAGTAAAGAATAACCACCATCTTTTCATACGATACTTCCTCCTTTAAATCTTAAATAGACCAAAAAGCTGATTCAACACCAGAATTGTGGAGCCAAACACAATGGAGACCATGCTCATAAGTTTGATAAGGATGTTAAGTGAAGGACCGGAGGTGTCTTTGAGCGGATCGCCAATTGTATCGCCTACGACACCGGCTTTATGGGCATCACTGTGCTTTCCACCAAAGTGCCCGTTTTCGATATACTTTTTCGCGTTGTCCCAGGCACCACCAGCATTGGCCATCATAATAGCCATGGGGAAACCAGAGACGAGAGCACCCGCCAGTACCCCTACCAGGGCACGAACACCAAGCAGTGTTCCGACCAGTACCGGAATAATAATGGCAATCAGGGCTGGAAGAATCATTTCCAACTGGGCTGCCTCAGTGCTGATACGCACACATCGCTTGTAATCGGGTTTATCGGTTCCTTTTAGGATTCCGGGCTTTTCTTTAAACTGACGGCGAACCTCTTCTACCATTTTGTTGGCTGCTCTACCAACCGCACTCATAGTAAGAGCACTGAAGAGGAAAGGAGCCATTGCTCCTATGAAGAGTCCTGTCAATGTTTCGACAGAAATCACATTTGCTATGAGGGAGAAATCTGGGTTTGTTGCACGTACCACGCGTTCAATCTCATCCTTGAAAGCAGCCAAAAGAGCCAGTGCGGTAAGGGCTGCCGAACCAATGGCGTATCCCTTTCCGGTTGCTGCTGTTGTATTACCAAGAGCATCGAGAGCATCTGTTCTCTCTCGGACCTCGGAACCAAGTCCCCCTGCATCTCCTGCCATTTCAGCAATACCCCCGGCATTGTCAGCTACGGGGCCATAGGCATCGGTTGAGAGGGTGATACCAAGGGTCGAAAGCATGCCCACCGCAGCGATACTAATACCGTACAATCCACGAGCAATAGACATTGCGCCACCAGCGAGATAGTAAGCAGCTACAACGGCGGCCCCTACAATTACTACCGAAATCCACGTAGAAAGCATTCCCAGAGAAAGACCGCCAATGACGAGGGTTGCGGCGCCTGTCTGAGATTGTGCACTGAGATCTCGGGTAGGTTTATAACTTGCGGAGGTAAAATACTCGGTAAAAAATCCTATGAGGTTTCCTGCAAGAAGTCCCACAAAAATAGAGCCCCAGATACCAAAGTTTTCCTTGCCCATCACATAATAAACAGCGACCGCCGCAAAAATGGCTATGAGCAGGGAAGATCCGTAAATACCCTTTCGGAGTGCCTTGAGAAGCACTTCCTGGGAGGCTTTGTTGTCTTTTGTCTGAACAAGAAAAGTTCCAAGAATAGAAGCCAGTACTCCCAGTGCCGCCATACTCATCGGAATAGTTATGGCACGAAGTGGGCTTTCAGGAAAGGCTACTACACCCAGAGCCATCGTGGCCACGATAGAACCAACATAGCTTTCATAAAGATCGGCTCCCATCCCAGCAACATCTCCCACATTGTCTCCCACATTATCAGCAATGGTGGCAGGGTTTCTTGGATCATCTTCAGGAATACCTGCTTCCACCTTACCCACAATGTCTGCTCCAACATCGGCAGACTTGGTATAGATACCACCACCAACACGGGCAAACAAAGCCATAGAAGAAGCACCCATTCCAAACGTGATCATGGCTTCTGTGATTCGCTTAATCGTCTCTGCCTGATCGAGGCCCACAACACTCCCATAATACCAGCGAAGACCGTAATACCAGAGTGAGAGGTCAAGAAGACCTAATCCGACTACTACCATGCCCATCACTGAACCAGCAGTGAAGGCCACACGCAGTCCGGGATTAAGTCCATCGCGAGCAGCCCAGG
This sequence is a window from Thermospira aquatica. Protein-coding genes within it:
- a CDS encoding ABC transporter substrate-binding protein, producing the protein MKRWWLFFTVGAVLLGCSPKKTEIVIGISKIVAHPALDAVEQGIKDELTEQNLPVTFDVQNANGDLNTAAAIANKFKSDKVALAVGIATPTAQALVNTLKTTPVVFSAVTDPVKAGLVTSLARGEKNVCGVSDMTPVKEQIQFFRKLKPIKRLGIIYTSSEANAVALADLTKAVCKELGIEVVETTVANSAEVKQAAQAIVDKVDGIYISTDNTVVSALSSVTSVAMAKKVPVMTADPTSATNADVLVAWGFDYYKMGRATGRMIADVLRGQKPSEIPVKFMTDPQDITLFINEDIAKQLGIQIPTEIISQASILVQNGKVITK
- a CDS encoding sodium-translocating pyrophosphatase — its product is MDITWVTPVAALIALLYVVYAMSYVLRKNEGSEKTKEISLAIREGAYAYLAQQYKIVGIFFAVIFVLLLYLSFGAKLLTPFVPFAFLTGGFFSGLSGFIGMAIATRANARTAWAARDGLNPGLRVAFTAGSVMGMVVVGLGLLDLSLWYYGLRWYYGSVVGLDQAETIKRITEAMITFGMGASSMALFARVGGGIYTKSADVGADIVGKVEAGIPEDDPRNPATIADNVGDNVGDVAGMGADLYESYVGSIVATMALGVVAFPESPLRAITIPMSMAALGVLASILGTFLVQTKDNKASQEVLLKALRKGIYGSSLLIAIFAAVAVYYVMGKENFGIWGSIFVGLLAGNLIGFFTEYFTSASYKPTRDLSAQSQTGAATLVIGGLSLGMLSTWISVVIVGAAVVAAYYLAGGAMSIARGLYGISIAAVGMLSTLGITLSTDAYGPVADNAGGIAEMAGDAGGLGSEVRERTDALDALGNTTAATGKGYAIGSAALTALALLAAFKDEIERVVRATNPDFSLIANVISVETLTGLFIGAMAPFLFSALTMSAVGRAANKMVEEVRRQFKEKPGILKGTDKPDYKRCVRISTEAAQLEMILPALIAIIIPVLVGTLLGVRALVGVLAGALVSGFPMAIMMANAGGAWDNAKKYIENGHFGGKHSDAHKAGVVGDTIGDPLKDTSGPSLNILIKLMSMVSIVFGSTILVLNQLFGLFKI